A window of Equus przewalskii isolate Varuska chromosome 16, EquPr2, whole genome shotgun sequence contains these coding sequences:
- the CYSLTR2 gene encoding cysteinyl leukotriene receptor 2 isoform X1: protein MSSSTLLASVTIKCWWPLRSMERKLMSSVPSVSSSETEPNGTFSSNDSHRNCTIENFKREFYPIIYLIIFVWGALGNGFSIYVFLQPYKKCTSVNVFMLNLAISDLLFTSTLPFRADYYLRGSNWIFGDLACRIMSYSLYVNMYSSIYFLTVLSVVRFLATVHPFRLLHVTSIRSAWILCGIIWIFIMASSAVLLKNGSEQDGNVTLCLELNLNKVIKLQALNYLALVVGFLLPFCTLSICYLLIIRALLMVKVSETGLRVSHRKALTTIIISLVIFLLCFLPYHVLRTLHLVMWEVGTCIDWLHKAVVITLALAATNSCFNPLLYYFAGENFKDRLRSAVRKRHLQKIKCSFPVCVWLKKETRV, encoded by the coding sequence TATGGAAAGAAAACTTATGTCCTCAGTTCCATCTGTCTCCTCATCAGAAACAGAACCCAATGGCACCTTCAGCAGTAATGACAGCCACAGGAACTGCACAATTGAAAACTTCAAGAGAGAATTTTACCCCATCATATACCTGATAATATTTGTCTGGGGAGCCTTGGGAAATGGCTTTTCCATATATGTTTTCCTgcagccttataagaaatgcaCATCTGTGAATGTTTTCATGCTAAACCTGGCCATTTCAGATCTCTTGTTCACAAGCACACTGCCTTTCAGGGCTGACTATTACCTCAGAGGCTCCAATTGGATATTTGGGGACCTGGCCTGCAGAATTATGTCTTATTCCCTATATGTCAACATGTACAGCAGCATCTATTTCCTGACTGTGCTGAGTGTTGTGCGTTTCCTGGCAACTGTTCACCCCTTCCGGCTCCTCCATGTCACCAGCATCAGAAGTGCCTGGATTCTATGTGGGATCATATGGATCTTTATTATGGCTTCGTCAGCAGTACTTCTGAAGAATGGCTCTGAGCAAGACGGTAATGTCACATTATGCTTAGAGCTGAATCTGAATAAAGTCATTAAACTACAGGCCTTGAACTACCTCGCCTTGGTGGTGGGCTTCCTGCTGCCATTCTGCACACTCAGCATCTGTTACCTGCTGATCATTCGAGCCCTGTTAATGGTGAAAGTCTCAGAAACAGGGCTGCGGGTTTCTCACAGGAAGGCACTAACCACTATCATCATTTCCTTAGTCATCTTTCTCCTGTGCTTCCTGCCCTATCACGTACTGAGAACCCTCCACCTGGTCATGTGGGAGGTGGGTACATGCATAGACTGGCTACATAAAGCTGTGGTCATCACACTGGCCTTAGCAGCAACCAACAGCTGCTTCAACCCTTTGCTCTATTACTTTGCTGGGGAAAATTTTAAGGACAGACTAAGGTCTGCAGTCAGAAAACGTCATCTGCAGAAGATAAAGTGCAGCTTTCCTGTCTGTGTATGgttgaaaaaggaaacaagagtgTAA
- the CYSLTR2 gene encoding cysteinyl leukotriene receptor 2 isoform X2 — MERKLMSSVPSVSSSETEPNGTFSSNDSHRNCTIENFKREFYPIIYLIIFVWGALGNGFSIYVFLQPYKKCTSVNVFMLNLAISDLLFTSTLPFRADYYLRGSNWIFGDLACRIMSYSLYVNMYSSIYFLTVLSVVRFLATVHPFRLLHVTSIRSAWILCGIIWIFIMASSAVLLKNGSEQDGNVTLCLELNLNKVIKLQALNYLALVVGFLLPFCTLSICYLLIIRALLMVKVSETGLRVSHRKALTTIIISLVIFLLCFLPYHVLRTLHLVMWEVGTCIDWLHKAVVITLALAATNSCFNPLLYYFAGENFKDRLRSAVRKRHLQKIKCSFPVCVWLKKETRV, encoded by the coding sequence ATGGAAAGAAAACTTATGTCCTCAGTTCCATCTGTCTCCTCATCAGAAACAGAACCCAATGGCACCTTCAGCAGTAATGACAGCCACAGGAACTGCACAATTGAAAACTTCAAGAGAGAATTTTACCCCATCATATACCTGATAATATTTGTCTGGGGAGCCTTGGGAAATGGCTTTTCCATATATGTTTTCCTgcagccttataagaaatgcaCATCTGTGAATGTTTTCATGCTAAACCTGGCCATTTCAGATCTCTTGTTCACAAGCACACTGCCTTTCAGGGCTGACTATTACCTCAGAGGCTCCAATTGGATATTTGGGGACCTGGCCTGCAGAATTATGTCTTATTCCCTATATGTCAACATGTACAGCAGCATCTATTTCCTGACTGTGCTGAGTGTTGTGCGTTTCCTGGCAACTGTTCACCCCTTCCGGCTCCTCCATGTCACCAGCATCAGAAGTGCCTGGATTCTATGTGGGATCATATGGATCTTTATTATGGCTTCGTCAGCAGTACTTCTGAAGAATGGCTCTGAGCAAGACGGTAATGTCACATTATGCTTAGAGCTGAATCTGAATAAAGTCATTAAACTACAGGCCTTGAACTACCTCGCCTTGGTGGTGGGCTTCCTGCTGCCATTCTGCACACTCAGCATCTGTTACCTGCTGATCATTCGAGCCCTGTTAATGGTGAAAGTCTCAGAAACAGGGCTGCGGGTTTCTCACAGGAAGGCACTAACCACTATCATCATTTCCTTAGTCATCTTTCTCCTGTGCTTCCTGCCCTATCACGTACTGAGAACCCTCCACCTGGTCATGTGGGAGGTGGGTACATGCATAGACTGGCTACATAAAGCTGTGGTCATCACACTGGCCTTAGCAGCAACCAACAGCTGCTTCAACCCTTTGCTCTATTACTTTGCTGGGGAAAATTTTAAGGACAGACTAAGGTCTGCAGTCAGAAAACGTCATCTGCAGAAGATAAAGTGCAGCTTTCCTGTCTGTGTATGgttgaaaaaggaaacaagagtgTAA